In the genome of Thiomicrospira aerophila AL3, one region contains:
- a CDS encoding VOC family protein, whose product MITGIHHVSLIVSDAERALAFYQSVLGLAQVPRPELGFPGYWLDLGAGQTLHLLEVADPYQGVQRPVHPGRDRHLALGVEDIADAKARLDKFNVVYKLSLSGRAAVFFRDPDFNVIELAQV is encoded by the coding sequence ATGATCACGGGAATTCATCATGTTAGTTTAATTGTTAGCGATGCAGAGCGAGCTCTGGCTTTCTATCAGTCGGTGTTGGGTTTGGCGCAAGTACCACGACCGGAATTAGGTTTTCCAGGTTATTGGTTGGATCTTGGAGCGGGGCAGACTTTACACCTGCTGGAAGTAGCCGATCCTTATCAAGGGGTTCAGCGTCCTGTACACCCAGGTCGAGACCGGCATCTAGCCTTGGGTGTTGAGGATATCGCTGACGCAAAGGCGCGATTAGATAAATTTAATGTTGTTTACAAACTCAGCCTATCAGGTCGTGCAGCGGTGTTCTTTAGGGATCCAGATTTTAATGTGATTGAACTGGCTCAAGTTTGA
- the rimO gene encoding 30S ribosomal protein S12 methylthiotransferase RimO: protein MTIALPVRTPKVGVVSLGCPKATVDSERILTQLRSEGYELTSSYEGADTVIVNTCGFIDSAVQESLDAIGEALRENGKVIVTGCLGARDEEVLKHYPQVLSVSGPQAYETVLNAVHDVVAPPEHNPFVDLVPPQGIKLTPRHYAYLKISEGCNHTCSFCIIPSMRGKLVSRPVEEVLDEAKRLVEAGVQELLVISQDTSAYGVDVKHKLAFWNGQPVKTSMTGLVKALGDMGAWVRLHYVYPYPNVEEVIPLMVEGKVLPYLDMPLQHADPRVLKAMRRPGNIDRQLERIQQWREQVPDLTLRSTFIVGFPGETEEEFQRLLDFLAAAQLDRVGCFQYSPVEGAAANEIAEQVPDEVKQDRYDRFMQTQQAISAQKMQAKIGRVYEVLVDEVDEEGAIARSQADAPDIDGMVFIPDGHELSPGDRLKVRIFAADEYDLWGEQVDLDAK, encoded by the coding sequence ATGACGATAGCATTACCCGTCCGCACCCCTAAAGTGGGAGTTGTTAGTTTAGGTTGTCCGAAAGCGACTGTCGATTCAGAGCGTATTTTGACCCAGTTACGCAGTGAAGGCTATGAGCTTACAAGTTCTTATGAAGGCGCGGATACCGTTATCGTTAATACTTGTGGCTTTATTGATTCGGCGGTACAAGAATCACTTGATGCTATTGGTGAGGCGCTGCGAGAAAACGGTAAGGTTATTGTGACAGGTTGCTTGGGTGCGCGTGATGAAGAAGTGCTTAAACATTATCCTCAGGTACTGTCAGTATCGGGTCCACAGGCGTATGAGACAGTACTTAATGCGGTGCATGATGTTGTAGCCCCACCCGAGCATAATCCGTTTGTCGATTTAGTGCCGCCGCAAGGCATAAAACTAACGCCGCGCCACTATGCCTATTTAAAAATTTCTGAAGGGTGTAATCACACCTGTTCGTTTTGCATTATCCCTTCGATGCGTGGCAAGTTGGTGAGTCGGCCGGTTGAGGAGGTGTTGGATGAAGCCAAGCGCCTTGTTGAAGCAGGCGTACAGGAATTGTTAGTTATCTCGCAAGATACCTCTGCTTACGGTGTCGATGTAAAACACAAGCTTGCTTTTTGGAATGGTCAGCCAGTTAAAACCTCGATGACAGGCCTGGTAAAAGCCCTAGGCGATATGGGCGCCTGGGTACGTTTGCATTATGTTTATCCTTATCCTAATGTGGAAGAAGTCATTCCTTTAATGGTTGAAGGCAAGGTTTTGCCTTATCTGGACATGCCGCTGCAACACGCGGACCCGCGGGTGCTTAAAGCGATGCGTCGCCCAGGCAATATTGATCGCCAATTGGAGCGAATTCAACAATGGCGCGAGCAGGTGCCAGATTTAACCCTACGTTCAACCTTTATTGTCGGCTTCCCTGGCGAAACTGAGGAAGAATTCCAGCGTTTATTGGACTTTTTAGCGGCGGCGCAGTTAGATCGCGTTGGCTGTTTCCAGTATTCGCCGGTTGAGGGCGCGGCTGCGAACGAGATTGCCGAGCAGGTGCCGGATGAGGTTAAGCAAGATCGTTATGACCGTTTTATGCAAACCCAGCAAGCGATTAGTGCGCAAAAAATGCAGGCTAAAATTGGTCGCGTTTACGAAGTTTTAGTTGATGAAGTGGATGAGGAGGGCGCCATTGCGCGTTCTCAGGCCGATGCACCCGATATTGATGGTATGGTATTTATCCCTGATGGTCATGAGTTATCACCGGGTGATCGTCTTAAAGTAAGGATTTTTGCTGCAGATGAATATGATCTGTGGGGTGAACAGGTTGACCTGGATGCTAAATAG
- a CDS encoding DNA-deoxyinosine glycosylase: MHCHSLAPVLPKPAAMRVLILGSMPGEASLQAQAYYAHPRNQFWPILAQCLGVANWPDHLPARYQYLAEQGIGLWDVIAQCQRQGSLDSAIKADSISLNPILLLLEQQPNCQLIVCNGQKAGQLFKRYLAASLIENFPNIEWCVMPSTSPAYAALSFVDKYQAWQDKLINFR; encoded by the coding sequence ATGCACTGTCATAGTTTAGCGCCCGTTTTGCCCAAACCCGCTGCCATGCGGGTTTTGATTTTAGGGTCTATGCCAGGTGAAGCTTCGCTGCAGGCGCAGGCCTACTATGCTCACCCACGCAATCAGTTCTGGCCCATTTTGGCGCAATGCTTGGGGGTAGCCAATTGGCCTGACCATTTACCAGCGCGTTATCAATATCTAGCTGAACAGGGTATCGGTTTGTGGGATGTGATTGCTCAATGTCAGCGCCAGGGTAGTTTAGATAGCGCAATAAAAGCCGATAGTATCAGCCTTAATCCCATATTGTTGTTACTTGAGCAACAGCCTAACTGCCAGCTTATTGTGTGTAATGGTCAAAAAGCCGGCCAGCTATTTAAACGTTATCTCGCTGCGTCGCTTATTGAAAACTTTCCCAACATCGAATGGTGTGTGATGCCTTCAACCAGTCCTGCCTATGCTGCGCTAAGTTTTGTTGACAAATACCAGGCCTGGCAAGACAAACTGATTAATTTCCGATAA
- the trhP gene encoding prephenate-dependent tRNA uridine(34) hydroxylase TrhP — MFKSELLSPAGTMKNMEYAFAYGADAVYAGQPRYSLRVRNNEFDHDNLAKGIARAHELGKKFYVVTNIAAHNSKLKTFLKDIEPVINMKPDALIMSDPGMIMMVREHFPQQEIHLSVQSNAVNWATVKFWHQMGITRVVLSRELSVQEIAEIREQVPEMELEVFVHGALCIAYSGRCLLSGYINKRDANQGTCTNACRWNYNTYEGKENAAGDVVGVERITDLTGTTDRPAPSVNSLDKPEPTLGVGETTDRVWLLEEQGRPGELMPAFEDEHGTYIMNSKDLRAVELIPDLVKMGVHSLKIEGRTKSHYYVARTAQVYRKAIDDAAAGKPFDPDLLLQLDGLASRGYTEGFLRRHVHSEYQNYDYGVSKSEYQRFVGEVIASTDEWLTIDVKNKFCVGDSIEIMTPAGNMTMVLDQLLDKHDHPIDAALGSGWTAKIPNPFKGLAPEVLAFGLLMRNESWGGDPVRDQAAVVASA, encoded by the coding sequence ATGTTTAAATCTGAACTTTTATCACCCGCTGGCACCATGAAAAACATGGAATATGCCTTTGCCTATGGTGCCGATGCTGTTTATGCCGGTCAGCCGCGATATAGCTTGCGCGTGCGTAATAATGAGTTCGATCACGATAACCTAGCTAAAGGCATTGCGCGCGCGCATGAACTGGGTAAAAAGTTTTATGTGGTCACCAACATTGCTGCCCACAATTCTAAGTTAAAAACCTTTTTGAAAGACATCGAGCCGGTGATCAATATGAAACCGGATGCGTTGATTATGTCAGACCCCGGCATGATCATGATGGTGCGTGAGCACTTCCCTCAGCAAGAAATTCATCTATCGGTACAGTCCAATGCGGTCAATTGGGCTACCGTTAAGTTCTGGCACCAGATGGGCATTACTCGTGTGGTATTGTCGCGTGAGTTGTCGGTGCAAGAAATTGCGGAGATACGCGAGCAAGTGCCTGAGATGGAGCTAGAGGTGTTCGTGCATGGCGCTTTGTGTATTGCCTACTCGGGGCGCTGTTTGTTATCGGGTTACATCAATAAACGTGACGCGAATCAAGGTACCTGTACTAACGCCTGTCGCTGGAATTACAATACCTATGAAGGCAAGGAAAATGCGGCGGGTGACGTGGTTGGCGTCGAGCGGATTACCGATTTAACTGGGACGACTGACCGTCCTGCGCCCAGTGTTAATAGTTTAGACAAACCCGAACCGACCTTGGGTGTCGGTGAGACCACGGATCGAGTGTGGTTGCTTGAAGAGCAGGGCCGTCCAGGAGAATTGATGCCCGCCTTTGAAGATGAACATGGCACCTACATTATGAACTCAAAAGATTTGCGGGCCGTTGAGTTGATCCCAGACTTGGTGAAGATGGGGGTGCACTCCCTTAAAATTGAAGGCCGCACTAAATCTCATTACTATGTGGCGCGTACTGCACAGGTCTATCGTAAAGCCATTGATGATGCAGCGGCCGGCAAACCGTTTGATCCAGATTTATTATTACAACTTGATGGTTTAGCCAGTCGTGGCTATACCGAAGGGTTTTTGCGTCGTCATGTGCATTCAGAATACCAAAACTATGACTATGGTGTATCTAAGTCAGAATATCAGCGTTTTGTCGGTGAAGTTATTGCGTCAACAGATGAATGGCTGACTATTGACGTAAAAAACAAATTCTGTGTTGGTGATTCAATTGAAATTATGACACCTGCTGGCAATATGACTATGGTGCTGGATCAGCTGCTCGATAAACACGATCATCCGATTGATGCGGCGTTAGGTTCTGGTTGGACTGCTAAAATTCCGAATCCGTTTAAAGGACTGGCGCCAGAAGTGCTGGCGTTTGGCTTATTAATGCGTAACGAAAGCTGGGGCGGCGATCCGGTGCGTGACCAAGCCGCTGTTGTGGCATCGGCATAA
- a CDS encoding YfhL family 4Fe-4S dicluster ferredoxin: MALKILSGCINCDMCEPECPNQAISMGEKIYEINPDLCTECVGFYDKPTCISVCPIDVIITDPAHIESKESLLEKFKHLVNTDRI; this comes from the coding sequence ATGGCATTAAAAATTTTATCCGGTTGCATTAACTGCGATATGTGTGAGCCAGAGTGTCCCAATCAAGCGATCTCGATGGGCGAGAAGATTTATGAAATCAATCCTGACTTGTGTACCGAGTGCGTAGGGTTTTATGATAAGCCCACCTGTATTAGTGTTTGTCCAATCGATGTGATTATTACCGATCCAGCGCATATAGAATCGAAAGAATCCCTGTTAGAAAAATTTAAGCATTTGGTCAATACTGATCGAATTTGA
- a CDS encoding glutathione S-transferase family protein, translating into MTTPAIPKLKLISFKLCPYVQRTVITLLTKNVPYEIDYIDLNNPPAWFKALSPLGKVPVMQVNDDQVLFESSVIQEYVDEITPPSLHPVDPLVKAKNRAWIAFGGELMGMNGLHGIVHEQDQQACDQIIASIRGLLERLEQVHSGERFFNGATFNLIDAAYAPMLMRFELLKSHCDLDVLEGLPKLQAWQRELMTLDAVQNSVVPELPQLYRGMISHYDGVMAKRLK; encoded by the coding sequence ATGACAACTCCTGCGATCCCTAAACTTAAATTAATCAGCTTTAAGCTTTGTCCTTATGTGCAACGTACCGTGATTACCTTGCTCACTAAAAACGTGCCTTATGAAATTGATTACATTGACTTAAATAACCCACCCGCCTGGTTTAAAGCGCTTTCCCCCCTAGGCAAGGTGCCGGTCATGCAGGTTAATGACGATCAAGTGCTATTTGAATCGTCGGTTATTCAAGAATATGTTGATGAAATTACCCCACCCAGTTTGCATCCGGTTGATCCGTTGGTTAAGGCCAAAAACCGCGCGTGGATTGCGTTTGGGGGCGAGCTAATGGGTATGAATGGCTTGCATGGCATTGTTCATGAACAAGATCAGCAGGCCTGCGACCAGATTATTGCCTCGATTCGTGGTTTACTTGAGCGCTTGGAGCAGGTGCATTCGGGTGAGCGCTTTTTTAATGGCGCGACATTTAATTTGATTGATGCCGCTTATGCGCCGATGTTAATGCGTTTTGAGTTGCTAAAAAGCCATTGTGATTTAGATGTGCTTGAAGGGCTGCCTAAGTTGCAGGCCTGGCAGCGTGAACTGATGACACTAGATGCGGTACAGAACTCAGTGGTACCTGAATTACCGCAACTTTATCGCGGCATGATTAGTCACTATGACGGCGTGATGGCGAAGCGTTTAAAATAA
- the hflD gene encoding high frequency lysogenization protein HflD — MADYYTEQDRTQALLGIYQVAKCVYDIATTGKHDDLAFKTAINSLFIMNPDNTLDVYGGDIANLQVGVSTLLAQMGSSSTEELRNLEITRYAINLITLERSVHQADGVLGSIAQGLSQAEKQRLLFDDFHENVIASLANVYAKNVSELSPRIMVKGQHGHLQNTHNANKIRALLLAGIRSAILWRQCGGSRWKLLWSRKKILRIAQSMYRPINDRQGGESLFRRH; from the coding sequence ATGGCCGACTATTACACTGAACAAGACCGCACTCAAGCCCTACTAGGTATTTATCAAGTAGCCAAATGTGTGTATGACATCGCCACCACCGGCAAACACGATGACCTTGCCTTTAAAACGGCAATCAACTCGTTATTTATTATGAACCCTGATAACACTCTTGATGTTTATGGCGGGGACATTGCTAACTTGCAGGTAGGCGTTTCAACCCTGCTTGCGCAAATGGGTAGCAGTAGCACAGAAGAACTCCGCAACTTAGAAATCACCCGTTATGCTATTAATCTGATTACCTTGGAACGCAGTGTTCATCAAGCCGACGGGGTATTAGGCTCAATCGCGCAGGGTTTAAGCCAAGCCGAAAAACAACGCTTATTATTTGATGATTTTCATGAAAATGTCATTGCATCATTGGCTAACGTCTATGCCAAAAATGTCAGCGAACTTTCGCCGCGCATCATGGTTAAAGGACAGCATGGTCACCTTCAAAACACCCATAATGCCAATAAAATCCGAGCATTGTTACTAGCAGGCATTCGCTCGGCAATTTTATGGCGGCAATGTGGCGGCAGTCGCTGGAAATTGTTATGGAGTCGTAAGAAGATTTTACGGATTGCGCAATCAATGTATCGACCTATAAACGATCGACAAGGCGGCGAAAGTTTATTTCGCCGTCATTAA